Proteins found in one Crassostrea angulata isolate pt1a10 chromosome 3, ASM2561291v2, whole genome shotgun sequence genomic segment:
- the LOC128178245 gene encoding uncharacterized protein LOC128178245 isoform X2, whose translation MEGDGDNDKIPEIRYHRRLDRSPEKVLKLMNEYDKKLISEFRRAKENARHKLVDLQDEIDDRDKVIEQERQLRQAAEERLQSHLTDLYNNPEVNRELRERLPRAGKSDPLDTSLTINDNSVEEGSVVDRMEKTQDTPKQSSAAAVVNGVDLSDIENQIIADKENQSDKKKEETPSAAAASETSPSTSYRRPLPSSFANSPTQSFSQIGSYAPSFIAPPMYLSQPYPAGYLNPSLFSYNMGSPRGQPIRPTFTSSLQQNTSVPVVEDNFAPQNSATASSEQADTPLEVTDLSSSPQKDAKPCDQQPSTGVGFQTGYSPFAASGLRSSPFLPPHSSNVQSSMTGYFPSFSHGYGLTASSNPADQSKQIALLLSELDAAKAQNKKLAEKLAQVEHDLESSRLRLKTKEVNVKGSTEASAAAGMVQEIHSAQRKREESMMGRMKLNSQEKEEALRRLRELERRLDEGYSDNTDLSDFDDHDEDEVTEGIDNLLSQIDSNYGTDKKYNAFLRRLEMVKQRQREITEEEMHTLLEERDIAMARSRKLEEELLKYQKENTPSNNEEHLKPRPQSPGYYIHIPMPPELPRHRLQFSNKSATWHLRKIDNSRMKFRRYASTTASINPSAQSPSPRTRSTHFIPSSPR comes from the exons ATGGAGGGGGATGGAGATAATGATAAGATTCCAGAAATTAGGTATCACAGAAGACTGGATAGATCGCCAGAAAAGGTtttgaaattaatgaatgagTACGATAAGAAGTTAATCAGTGAGTTCCGTCGGGCGAAGGAGAATGCTCGACATAAATTAGTGGATTTACAAGATGAGATCGATGACAG GGACAAGGTGATAGAGCAGGAAAGACAACTCCGTCAAGCAGCCGAAGAGAGACTTCAGTCTCATCTTACAGACCTGTACAACAACCCAGAAGTCAACAGAGAGCTGAGGGAGCGCCTCCCACGGGCCGGCAAGTCTGACCCCCTGGACACCAGCCTGACCATCAATGACAACAGTGTAGAGGAGGGGTCAGTTGTTGACAGAATGGAGAAAACTCAGGACACTCCCAAACAGAG CTCTGCTGCAGCTGTTGTCAATGGGGTGGACCTTTCAGATATTGAGAACCAGATTATTGCTGATAAGGAGAACCAGTCTGATAAGAAGAAGGAAGAGACACCCTCAG CTGCAGCAGCTTCAGAAACATCTCCATCAACCTCTTACAGGAGACCTCTGCCTTCCTCCTTTGCCAACTCTCCCACACAATCCTTCAGTCAAATTGGAAGCTATGCCCCCTCCTTCATTGCCCCACCCATGTACCTCAGCCAGCCCTACCCTGCTGGCTATCTCAACCCCTCCTTGTTCTCCTACAACATGGGGTCCCCCAGAGGGCAGCCAATTAGGCCCACCTTTACCTCCAGTCTTCAACAGAACACCAGTGTACCAGTTGTAGAGGACAACTTTGCTCCTCAGAATTCAGCCACTGCCTCCAGTGAACAGGCGGACACTCCTTTAGAAGTGACAGATCTCAGCTCTAGTCCTCAGAAAGACGCCAAGCCATGTGATCAGCAGCCATCCACTGGTGTGGGGTTCCAGACAGGGTACAGTCCTTTTGCTGCCTCTGGTTTAAGAAGTTCCCCATTCCTACCTCCTCACTCCTCCAATGTGCAATCCTCAATGACTGGCTATTTCCCTTCATTCTCACATGGCTATGGTCTCACTGCATCCAGTAATCCAGCTGACCAATCAAAACAGATAGCACTCCTCCTCTCAGAACTTGATGCTGCAAAGGCACAAAACAAAAAG tTAGCAGAGAAGCTAGCCCAAGTGGAACATGACTTGGAGTCATCCAGACTGAGACTGAAGACCAAAGAGGTCAATGTCAAGGGCAGCACTGAAGCATCGGCTGCAGCAG GAATGGTCCAAGAGATCCACTCAGCTCAAAGGAAGAGGGAAGAGAGCATGATGGGAAGAATGAAACTGAACTCGCAGGAGAAAGAGGAAGCCCTGCGGAGATTGAGGGAACTAGAGAGAAGATTGGATGA GGGTTATTCTGACAACACTGACCTGTCCGATTTTGATGACCATGATGAGGACGAGGTCACAGAG GGTATTGATAACTTGTTGTCTCAGATTGACTCCAACTATGGAACAGACAAAAAATATAACGCCTTCTTACGACGTCTTGAGATGGTGAAACAAcgacaaagggagataactgaGGAAGAGATGCATACTCTGTTGGAGGAAAGAGACATCGCTATGGCCAGG TCAAGAAAACTAGAGGAAGAATTGTTGAAATATCAAAAAGAAAACACACCATCAAACAACGAAGAACATCTGAAG CCCAGACCCCAGTCCCCAGGGTACTATATACATATACCTATGCCACCTGAGCTGCCACG
- the LOC128178251 gene encoding uncharacterized protein LOC128178251, with the protein MLSSKNPSLQGSVRSNLSSPRPMVLSSSNLSPNRNGIASREKSVLNGDSLSRTKSKPQSSSVGFDMQKELMDRHAKMRKRDQMAYQRTKKLYRVAKVQLDGQLKTLNKHFMRESKELERETTFIADEAKKIEEKNQISSFPYDFHAKENQSTKLPVLNKPTFLAHSPPSKSDLSTGGQGQCLYCNENRCHFFPCYLPVTYHSLGVIRREKSFSVLKNYDSLLSRCSKVRPPSRKSVLDEQSEQGLNLPTPGARISVQDRERGLQQLVKEMKERNRKMKPRDWATNYGQPLPRRMLLKPVTYVSDAVMEVD; encoded by the exons ATGTTATCCTCAAAGAACCCTTCGTTGCAGGGTTCGGTTAGATCTAACTTATCATCACCCAGACCAATGGTTCTGTCGTCCTCAAATCTATCGCCAAATAGAAATGGTATTGCTAGTCGAGAAAAAAGTGTCTTGAATGGGGATTCTTTAAGTAGAACAAAATCGAAACC ACAATCTTCTTCTGTGGGATTTGATATGCAGAAGGAATTGATGGACAGGCACGCCAAAATGCGGAAAAGGGATCAGATGGCCTACCAGCGCACCAAGAAGCTGTACCGAGTCGCTAAGGTTCAACTGGATGGCCAACTTAAAACACTCAATAAGCATTTCATGAGAGAAAGCAAAGAACTAGAGAGAGAAACAACTTTCATTGCAGATGAGGCTAAAAAGATagaggaaaaaaatcaaatttctagTTTTCCATATGATTTTCACGCAAAAGAAAACCAATCTACAAAACTTCCGGTTCTGAATAAACCAACATTCCTAGCACATTCTCCCCCATCAAAAAGCGACCTTTCGACGGGAGGTCAAGGTCAGTGTTTATATTGTAACGAAAACAGGTGCCACTTTTTCCCATGCTACCTCCCTGTTACCTATCATTCACTTGGAGTCATTCGTCGAGAGAAGAGCTTTTCTGTGCTGAAGAACTATGACAGTCTTCTCAGCAGATGTTCAAAAGTGCGTCCTCCTAGTCGTAAGTCGGTCTTAGATGAGCAAAGCGAGCAGGGACTGAATTTACCGACTCCGGGTGCCCGGATATCCGTACAGGATCGAGAACGAGGCTTACAACAATTGGTGAAGGAAATGAAGGAACGGAACCGGAAAATGAAACCACGTGACTGGGCCACAAATTATGGACAGCCGCTGCCGAGGAGAATGTTACTGAAACCTGTCACTTATGTCTCCGATGCTGTAATGGAAGTTGATTGA
- the LOC128178244 gene encoding uncharacterized protein LOC128178244: MTCRDGKAFFIFLAVVTVIPQKSVQWDPDAGMVTSWTKYPRVTVNVSSSSGTSDPRSVVDDNDNTMWVSGSCLPSGFVGDPELNLFHGLCDNNNLCSVSNSPDIYKATDGNPSYTVATINPGQDSSEAKLVISLPQPEVLMFLTVWGIYNHGTTKMSLFDSNNIRRDTRLLVSADSYKQISLTNISYAVAKIEFNSSQQFQIKEVAALGSKGCIAKLTLDLGDTRMIQAIRSRHWAGHNTASALKLKISEFGNSWISVDLDPNAVNAVVTRLSSLTRGRFIAFEYRLYPKSYNKVYLWEVDAWDENSIWGAKIPPKPQQYTMRSLLGVNGIWGWGNNKYSSSLQQGEGPTLYNAVASHARNYHNMDWDVLDPDNDPEYSEMGEGRGTNAKSWLNWDTEYRAWKTANLKVDVSVQFSNFQQSRWDNLNASAFNYGKEFAKHFGSAAGNNLVDAVEVGNEPWSYDAAFYKDLLRSMSAGIRSVDSQNKVLPGAFQAHEKRSSRNYIGTRIDAPIANNVSVINFHTYSYVSSYTGARMGVHPEHPESSFNSLTNMMRWRDVNLPSHPVWVTEWGWDAPSGTEACTFPECVTETAQAIYGLRGLLILSRNAVDRVTWFFYANTQCDHLYCRSGLTGSPTTGFIKRPVFHAFKVLLDFLGDYYFQYALNESQESYIYLFGEKVHNQKPFDEEVKVRGAKYMILWKPEALEDGGSTPLFYVFPHGTNPVHAVRFTGTNVPYVIEPLHYQSDIQGKLTLNITSYPVLIELSHSPVAPVVGF; this comes from the coding sequence ATGACCTGCAGGGATGGAAAAGCATTCTTCATATTTCTTGCCGTGGTGACAGTAATACCCCAGAAGTCGGTTCAATGGGACCCGGATGCTGGTATGGTGACGTCATGGACAAAGTATCCGAGAGTTACAGTAAACGTATCGTCCTCTTCCGGCACATCTGATCCAAGATCAGTAGTGGATGACAACGACAACACAATGTGGGTTTCCGGAAGCTGCCTGCCGAGTGGCTTTGTGGGTGACCCAGAACTGAACCTGTTCCATGGTCTTTGTGACAATAACAATTTATGCTCGGTGTCAAATAGTCCCGATATTTACAAAGCGACTGATGGCAACCCATCTTACACTGTAGCTACAATTAACCCCGGACAAGATTCCTCCGAGGCCAAGTTAGTGATTAGTCTACCTCAACCCGAGGTGTTGATGTTTCTCACTGTCTGGGGTATATACAACCACGGTACTACCAAGATGTCTTTGTTTGACAGTAACAACATTCGACGGGATACAAGGTTGCTTGTATCCGCTGATAGCTACAAACAAATTTCGCTTACCAACATTTCTTACGCTGTCGCTAAGATAGAGTTTAATTCTAGTCAACAATTTCAAATCAAGGAAGTTGCTGCTCTTGGGAGCAAGGGATGCATCGCCAAACTGACACTGGATCTCGGGGACACACGTATGATTCAAGCAATTCGATCACGACATTGGGCTGGACATAACACAGCCTCTGCCTTAAAATTAAAGATTTCTGAATTCGGAAATTCCTGGATATCGGTAGATTTAGACCCAAATGCCGTTAATGCCGTTGTCACGCGTCTCTCATCACTGACCAGAGGTCGTTTCATCGCTTTTGAATATCGTCTTTATCCGAAATCTTATAACAAAGTTTATCTTTGGGAAGTGGATGCATGGGATGAAAATTCAATTTGGGGAGCAAAAATACCACCCAAACCTCAACAATATACCATGCGATCTCTGCTGGGAGTCAACGGAATCTGGGGCTGGGGGAATAACAAGTACAGTTCATCACTACAACAAGGGGAGGGACCGACCCTCTACAACGCAGTGGCTTCTCACGCCAGGAACTACCACAATATGGACTGGGACGTCCTGGATCCCGACAATGACCCAGAATATTCTGAAATGGGAGAAGGCAGGGGAACGAATGCCAAGTCATGGTTGAATTGGGACACAGAGTACAGAGCCTGGAAAACTGCTAACCTAAAGGTTGATGTATCCGTCCAATTCTCAAATTTCCAGCAATCAAGATGGGATAACCTAAATGCTTCTGCTTTTAACTACGGGAAAGAATTCGCAAAGCACTTTGGTTCTGCGGCCGGGAATAATTTAGTTGACGCAGTGGAAGTTGGAAACGAACCTTGGTCTTACGATGCAGCGTTTTATAAAGACCTTCTTCGAAGCATGTCTGCAGGAATAAGAAGCGTAGACTCCCAAAATAAAGTTCTCCCTGGAGCATTCCAAGCCCATGAAAAGAGATCTTCGCGTAATTATATAGGAACTCGTATAGACGCTCCAATAGCTAACAACGTGAGTGTCATCAATTTCCATACCTACAGCTATGTCTCTAGTTATACAGGGGCGAGGATGGGGGTACATCCTGAACACCCCGAGTCCTCCTTCAACAGCTTAACAAACATGATGAGATGGAGGGATGTTAACCTGCCCTCTCACCCGGTGTGGGTGACGGAATGGGGGTGGGACGCGCCATCAGGGACCGAAGCATGTACATTCCCGGAATGTGTTACAGAGACTGCACAAGCTATCTACGGACTGAGGGGACTTTTAATTTTGTCTAGGAATGCTGTAGACAGGGTCACTTGGTTTTTCTATGCCAATACACAATGTGACCATCTTTATTGCAGAAGTGGTTTGACCGGCTCACCAACAACTGGCTTCATCAAGCGTCCTGTGTTCCACGCCTTCAAAGTTTTACTTGATTTTCTGGGCGACTATTATTTCCAGTACGCCCTGAATGAGAGTCAAGAGAGCTACATTTATCTGTTTGGCGAAAAAGTGCACAATCAGAAGCCATTTGATGAAGAGGTTAAAGTTAGGGGAGCCAAGTATATGATACTGTGGAAACCGGAAGCTCTCGAAGATGGCGGATCTACTCCGTTGTTCTACGTGTTTCCACATGGAACCAATCCTGTTCACGCTGTGAGATTTACCGGAACTAATGTACCCTACGTAATAGAACCCCTTCATTACCAGTCTGATATTCAAGGCAAACTCACTTTGAACATTACGTCATATCCGGTTTTAATAGAACTTTCACATAGTCCAGTAGCACCTGTCGTTGGATTCTGA